The following are encoded in a window of Chionomys nivalis chromosome X, mChiNiv1.1, whole genome shotgun sequence genomic DNA:
- the Ebp gene encoding 3-beta-hydroxysteroid-Delta(8),Delta(7)-isomerase encodes MTTNMGPLHPYWPRHLRLDNFVPNDLPTWHILAGLFSVSGVLIVITWLLSDRASVVPLGTWRRLALCWFTVCTFIHLVIEGWFSFYHDILLEDQAFLSQLWKEYSKGDSRYILNDGFIVSMETITALLWGPLSLWVVIAFLRQQPFRFVLQLVVSVGQIYGDVLYFLTEQRDGFQHGELGHPLYFWFYFVIMNGIWLVVPGVLVLDSIKHLTHAQSMLDSKVMKTKSKHN; translated from the exons ATGACCACCAATATGGGCCCCTTACACCCATACTGGCCCAGGCACCTGAGGCTGGACAACTTTGTGCCTAATGACCTCCCGACCTGGCATATTTTGGCTGGCCTATTCTCCGTCTCTGGGGTCCTAATTGTGATCACGTGGCTGTTGTCTGATCGAGCTTCCGTTGTCCCACTTGGAACTTGGCGTCGACTGGCCCTGTGCTGGTTTACTGTTTGTACATTCATTCACCTTGTGATCGAGGGCtggttctctttctaccatgacATCCTTCTTGAAGACCAAGCCTTCTTATCCCAACTCT GGAAAGAGTATTCCAAGGGAGACAGCCGATATATCCT TAATGATGGCTTCATCGTCTCTATGGAGACTATCACAGCTTTGCTCTGGGGACCACTCAGCCTGTGGGTAGTGATTGCCTTTCTCCGCCAGCAGCCCTTCCGCTTTGTCCTACAGCTTGTGGTCTCTGTGG GCCAGATATACGGGGATGTGCTGTACTTCCTGACAGAGCAGCGCGATGGCTTCCAGCATGGGGAGCTAGGCCACCCCCTTTATTTCTGGTTTTACTTTGTTATCATGAATGGCATATGGCTGGTGGTACCTGGAGTCCTCGTGCTTGATTCCATAAAGCATCTCACGCATGCCCAGAGCATGCTGGACAGCAAGGTCATGAAAACTAAAAGCAAGCATAACTAA